From a single Salvelinus namaycush isolate Seneca chromosome 14, SaNama_1.0, whole genome shotgun sequence genomic region:
- the LOC120058757 gene encoding putative UDP-GlcNAc:betaGal beta-1,3-N-acetylglucosaminyltransferase LOC100288842, with protein MVGQGLWVFKPLFGARRGRFGVVPALCVLIVSAALLALLFIDSIESWATYMNMNTMVEAQGGIIPPQSVPSTRPEEYLLMPSPHVCQHAKPYLITMVTSSPANQRARQAIRDTWGGEVEVRGHRVMTLFMLGVASDPGLAKLLIDESWERGDLIQGRFWESYSNLTLKTLSMLSWVRRFCPQAHFLAKVDDDVLFNPGALLRYLNSTYEHGDLYLGRLHLHVAPDREPGSKHYLPRVAYPASVFPDYCSGTAYILSRSALLKISLTAAASPPSTPLPPEDMFVGLCAREAGVLPSHCPLFSGGPVVPYGRCCYQAMVSIHHISPSEMLRFWADVHSPPPCSWLGMRASLGVCKVRAMLGTFLGVEQGL; from the coding sequence ATGGTGGGGCAGGGGCTGTGGGTGTTTAAGCCCCTCTTTGGGGCGCGTAGGGGCCGGTTCGGAGTGgtgcctgctctctgtgtgctGATAGTCAGTGCTGCCCTGCTAGCTCTACTCTTCATTGACTCCATTGAGTCATGGGCCACATACATGAATATGAACACAATGGTAGAGGCACAGGGGGGGATCATACCCCCCCAGAGTGTCCCCTCAACCAGACCTGAGGAGTACCTCCTTATGCCCAGCCCTCATGTCTGCCAGCATGCCAAGCCCTACCTCATCACCATGGTGACCTCCTCCCCAGCCAATCAGAGGGCCCGCCAGGCCATCCGGGACACATGGGGTGGGGAAGTGGAGGTCAGGGGTCATAGGGTAATGACCTTGTTCATGCTCGGGGTGGCCTCTGACCCCGGGCTAGCCAAGCTGCTGATAGATGAGTCCTGGGAAAGAGGGGACCTGATCCAAGGGCGCTTTTGGGAGTCCTACTCTAACCTGACCCTGAAGACCCTATCGATGCTGAGCTGGGTCCGACGCTTCTGCCCCCAGGCCCACTTCCTGGCCAAGGTGGACGATGACGTCCTGTTCAACCCTGGGGCCCTTCTGCGCTACCTGAACAGCACCTACGAGCACGGGGACCTGTACCTGGGCCGGCTCCACCTCCACGTGGCTCCAGACCGAGAACCAGGCAGTAAGCACTACCTCCCTAGAGTGGCGTACCCTGCCTCTGTCTTCCCCGACTACTGCAGCGGCACTGCCTACATCCTCTCCCGCTCCGCCTTGCTCAAGATCTCCCTGACGGCCGCTGCCTCGCCTCCGTCCACTCCTCTGCCCCCCGAGGACATGTTTGTGGGTCTGTGTGCCCGTGAGGCTGGAGTGCTGCCCTCCCACTGCCCACTGTTCTCTGGTGGGCCTGTGGTGCCCTACGGGCGCTGCTGCTACCAGGCCATGGTGTCCATCCATCACATCTCCCCCAGCGAGATGCTCCGGTTCTGGGCTGACGTCCACTCCCCTCCCCCCTGCTCCTGGTTGGGTATGCGTGCCTCCCTGGGGGTCTGTAAAGTCCGGGCCATGCTGGGGACCTTTCTGGGGGTGGAGCAGGGGCTGTGA